One Fusarium falciforme chromosome 12, complete sequence DNA window includes the following coding sequences:
- a CDS encoding HET domain-containing protein: protein MSISSAIETPATFHYKPLDTRKYETRVLKLPANSSENFELITVSLDDDPEYAALSYLWGDPQDQEIITVQGHEVGVTKNLAAALSRLRRGESSLGTDRVWADAICIDQTNPAERSEQVQLMRRIYSSALAIYSWVGPTDYTLAFEALMTLARIIKENLKDYANSEIWAEILSGRAVVRLDWLRQHHNLCIPKDEPESPHRGNPWQAIASLVLEQYWKRVWVFQEVVLAHQLLLLSSGDTTLGWEDVRLVTVSISRLTFEVNIMEQRLPDFVSHQAWRLIEEINRRGVFKLVEIGKRRMKLSSQELGNYTGWMTSSFASHLEATDPRDYIYGLLGVTRIPISPDYRPEKPLSELFVEYVAGWLNATCGETVDIFGPLSFLSIAGIGLFGPSDTLPSWVYNYLENARRNHLAGLFVWGSKMGPINTISEELDCNRPRDFCSFLKSFLSRYAHYVSGVASLQAICQLLLTEKKSKPVIKQTVLLALGIASIVLDYEKVDQETTKEPPWHHQ, encoded by the exons ATGTCGATATCCTCCGCTATTGAAACGCCGGCGACCTTTCACTACAAGCCTCTGGATACTAGAAAATATGAAACTCGAGTACTCAAGCTTCCCGCAAACAGCTCGGAGAACTTTGAGTTGATCACAGTCTCACTCGATGACGACCCAGAGTATGCGGCTCTTTCGTATCTCTGGGGCGAccctcaagatcaagaaaTCATCACTGTTCAAGGCCACGAGGTTGGGGTTACCAAGAATCTCGCTGCAGCCCTCTCTCGCCTCCGCCGGGGCGAGTCTTCATTGGGGACTGACAGGGTGTGGGCCGATGCCATATGCATCGATCAAACAAACCCCGCCGAGCGATCTGAACAGGTCCAACTGATGCGTCGCATCTACTCGTCAGCTCTGGCGATCTACTCGTGGGTTGGGCCTACCGACTATACCCTGGCATTTGAAGCCTTAATGACGCTCGCACGTATAATAAAGGAGAACCTCAAAGACTACGCCAATAGCGAAATCTGGGCCGAAATTTTGTCTGGTAGAGCGGTAGTTCGGCTTGACTGGCTACGACAGCACCACAACCTTTGCATCCCCAAGGATGAACCAGAGTCACCGCACAGAGGCAACCCATGGCAAGCAATTGCATCTCTGGTATTAGAACAATACTGGAAACGGGTTTGGGTTTTCCAAGAGGTTGTCCTCGCTCATCAGCTACTCTTGCTGAGCTCAGGAGACACAACATTGGGTTGGGAGGATGTTCGTCTGGTGACGGTCAGCATCAGTCGGCTCACATTCGAAGTCAACATAATGGAGCAGAGGTTGCCAGACTTTGTATCTCATCAAGCCTGGAGATTGATCGAAGAGATTAACCGTAGGGGTGTTTTCAAGCTCGTGGAGATCGGAAAGCGCAGAATGAAGCTATCATCGCAAGAACTGGGAAACTACACCGGCTGGATGACGTCTAGCTTTGCCAGCCATTTGGAGGCGACTGATCCAAGGGACTACATCTATGGCCTTCTCGGAGTCACCAGGATCCCGATATCACCCGACTACAGACCCGAGAAACCGCTCTCAGAGTTGTTTGTCGAATACGTTGCGGGATGGTTGAATGCCACTTGCGGGGAGACGGTGGACATTTTTGGGCCACTGTCGTTTTTGTCAATTGCTGGAATCGGGCTCTTTGGACCTTCTGATACTCTTCCATCTTGGGTTTATAACTATCTAGAGAATGCCCGCCGCAATCACCTAGCAGG TCTCTTTGTCTGGGGAAGCAAGATGGGACCCATCAACACAATCTCAGAAGAACTAGACTGCAATCGCCCCCGAGACTTTTGCTCATTCCTCAAGTCGTTTCTTTCACGTTATGCACATTACGTGTCTGGTGTCGCCTCTTTGCAGGCCATTTGTCAGCTTCTCCTCACAGAGAAGAAATCAAAGCCCGTTATTAAACAGACGGTTTTGCTTGCCCTTGGTATTGCTTCTATCGTCCTCGATTATGAGAAGGTTGATCAGGAAACCACGAAAGAGCCTCCTTGGCATCACCAATAG
- a CDS encoding SnoaL-like domain-containing protein: MAHVTPEVALAITRQKARYGRYSDTKQWDKFAQDIALPDARFSFYDTEGKLLVAGPQSLAFDSAKACAAFFGKFFEQFQTQHNFGPGDFEQIGPDEVKAVFGTEDQIISKYLGAWVEIRGGGFYHETWKLVDGEWYLQDLRLERTYQKETVLVKIGLAVAGLLGISL; this comes from the coding sequence ATGGCCCATGTCACTCCCGAGGTTGCTTTAGCCATCACACGCCAAAAGGCGCGCTACGGCAGATACTCCGACACGAAACAGTGGGACAAGTTTGCTCAGGACATCGCCCTCCCCGATGCCCGTTTCAGCTTCTACGACACCGAGGGAAAGCTTCTCGTCGCAGGCCCGCAGTCATTGGCTTTCGACTCTGCCAAAGCATGTGCCGCCTTCTTTGGCAAGTTCTTTGAGCAGTTCCAAACACAGCATAATTTCGGCCCCGGAGACTTTGAGCAGATTGGGCCTGACGAGGTTAAAGCCGTTTTCGGCACGGAGGATCAAATCATATCCAAGTATTTGGGTGCTTGGGTTGAGATCAGAGGAGGCGGCTTCTACCACGAGACCTGGAAGCTGGTCGATGGGGAGTGGTACCTTCAGGATCTGAGGCTGGAGCGTACCTATCAGAAGGAGACTGTTCTCGTCAAGATTGGATTGGCCGTTGCAGGCTTGCTTGGAATATCTCTCTAA
- a CDS encoding HET domain-containing protein — MRCKFCKELSIERLIELAEVEFGAMVVPHNAYYSHQPSIAALDASAEQGCDLCQLIVQALGLTTDNAHFEFELEGFDRSQDSTVLETARGLADFYDTAIRISINTMHVAWESPLSDVKMLEVLLVQVGPPKEVDDPLSDGGDDYEIMQPDLHPAELLITSQETSVYCGNYVIGRKETDPILDSKSNIAIAQGWISKCRNEHGSSCGAHKGDLPLPTRVIDVGSGNDKTKLFISQGTKGGYIALSHCWGGPIATVLQTTNIKEFCQALPYDQLPLNFKHAINITRLLGIRYIWIDSLCIMQDSSDDWTIESTKMAAVYENAVATIAALCSPGSAHGILRTARQHSSSPDAARIVGPGGSVLTLLAYKKDEDEDLRDLFDNAPLTSRGWCFQESVLSRRVLYYGTKQVYWECGEGFQAANGVPGPNLFPKSGAGVNTLAEFLLQDFSTAQIPFQGEMRRKLLWNYYATVSSYSRRKLTFSTDKLPAFSGLAQRLQPLIGYDYLAGLWAGDIRQGLLWGAYEKGQSLEYVQPYRAPSWSWASRNGPIYFRRELNDKASDPNDVEILEAKAKPKDKRAPFAEVTQGHLLLRGLTQKLRRIHGKKIESDDHVGRVTFDDHDMAGGRTGVLVHIYTPRASESDPTICVGPDRPLFGLESQYQKFLGRNEQRDYLVLWVRRPTTWVPSSKEWKNDRVHCIILEKAQEGVVGEDAYRRVGYFVTYPDKHEVIGEWKLRTLKIT, encoded by the exons ATGCGTTGCAAGTTCTGTAAAGAGCTCTCCATAGAGCGCCTCATAGAATTGGCAGAGGTTGAGTTTGGGGCCATGGTCGTTCCTCACAATGCCTACTACAGTCACCAACCTTCTATCGCCGCTCTTGATGCTTCTGCTGAGCAAGGTTGCGACCTCTGTCAACTCATCGTCCAAGCCCTAGGGTTGACTACTGACAATGCTCATTTTGAATTCGAGCTCGAAGGATTCGATCGATCTCAGGATTCTACCGTTCTGGAGACCGCCCGGGGTCTGGCAGATTTCTACGATACTGCTATTCGGATAAGCATCAACACGATGCACGTCGCCTGGGAAAGTCCCTTATCAGATGTCAAAATGTTGGAAGTGCTCCTTGTCCAAGTTGGCCCACCTAAAGAAGTTGATGATCCCTTGTCAGATGGGGGTGATGACTACGAGATCATGCAACCAGATCTGCACCCGGCAGAGTTACTTATCACGTCTCAAG AAACTTCGGTCTACTGCGGCAATTACGTGATTGGCCGCAAGGAGACAGACCCAATCCTTGATTCCAAATCGAATATCGCTATAGCACAAGGTTGGATATCAAAGTGCCGCAATGAGCATGGGAGTTCATGCGGGGCTCACAAGGGTGACCTCCCATTACCAACGAGGGTCATTGACGTTGGCAGCGGGAACGACAAAACGAAACTCTTCATATCCCAGGGTACAAAGGGAGGCTATATCGCACTCAGTCATTGTTGGGGAGGTCCAATCGCCACTGTCCTGCAGACAACAAACATCAAAGAATTCTGTCAAGCTCTCCCGTACGATCAACTTCCGCTCAACTTCAAACacgccatcaacatcacGAGGCTTCTGGGAATTAGGTACATCTGGATCGACTCTCTTTGCATCATGCAAGATTCGAGCGATGATTGGACCATTGAGTCAACCAAAATGGCGGCCGTGTACGAGAATGCCGTTGCAACAATTGCCGCCCTTTGCTCTCCTGGCAGTGCACATGGAATCCTCCGGACAGCCCGGCAACATTCAAGCTCTCCTGATGCGGCACGCATTGTTGGGCCTGGTGGTTCAGTTCTTACTCTTCTGGCCTAcaagaaggatgaggatgaagacctcCGAGATTTGTTTGACAACGCCCCGTTGACTAGCCGTGGCTGGTGCTTCCAGGAATCGGTTCTTTCACGACGAGTTCTGTACTACGGCACCAAACAAGTCTACTGGGAATGCGGAGAAGGGTTTCAAGCCGCGAATGGAGTCCCTGGACCAAACCTGTTCCCAAAGTCTGGCGCAGGAGTCAACACGCTTGCCGAGTTTCTGCTCCAAGACTTTAGCACGGCTCAGATTCCCTTCCAAGGAGAAATGCGAAGAAAGCTTCTTTGGAACTACTACGCTACCGTCAGCTCTTATTCACGACGTAAACTGACCTTCAGTACCGACAAGTTACCCGCCTTTTCGGGATTGGCTCAACGCTTACAACCTTTGATCGGATATGATTACCTTGCAGGGCTGTGGGCTGGAGATATCAGACAGGGTTTGCTTTGGGGCGCCTATGAGAAGGGGCAGAGCCTCGAGTACGTGCAGCCATATCGCGCACCATCGTGGTCATGGGCCTCCAGAAACGGACCCATCTATTTCAGGAGGGAATTAAATGACAAGGCCTCAGATCCAAATGATGTTGAGATCTTGGAGGCTAAGGCTAAGCCAAAAGATAAGCGTGCCCCATTCGCCGAGGTCACGCAAGgacatctcctcctccgtgGCTTGACTCAAAAGCTCCGCAGGATACACGGGAAGAAGATTGAGTCGGACGATCATGTTGGCCGTGTCACATTTGACGACCATGACATGGCGGGAGGCAGGACTGGTGTTCTCGTTCATATCTACACCCCTCGTGCCTCTGAAAGCGACCCGACGATCTGCGTTGGTCCAGATCGACCCCTGTTCGGCTTGGAGAGCCAGTACCAGAAGTTTCTAGGCAGAAACGAACAGAGGGACTATCTAGTCTTGTGGGTGAGAAGACCAACCACCTGGGTACCGTCTTCAAAGGAGTGGAAGAACGATAGGGTGCATTGCATCATCCTTGAGAAGGCCCAGGAAGGAGTAGTAGGAGAGGATGCGTATCGCCGAGTTGGATACTTTGTGACATATCCTGATAAACATGAGGTTATTGGCGAGTGGAAGTTACGCACTTTGAAGATCACCTGA
- a CDS encoding PNPLA domain-containing protein, translating to MVYSPATKHPNGARLLALDGGGVRGVMALEVLAEVMDRVRRKKGLTEPCRPADYFELAAGTSTGGIIGIMLFRLRMTAEDAIKQYDVIASQVFSPKVYGWNIGWMPTFLSSTINNSKTLVQSSRFDDASLKKAVDGVVEKFGLDENDRRLKGDASLQHPGSARIFCCTTAQNRAETVLLRTYKDNNIYCSSKTNDTMALHQDKMTISLATRATSAAPTYFPEVIFPEGTPKSKDNERLVFWDGGLLNNNPIDQLWYSRYELAQPHEPPPAISCVISLGTGYTKPDSPSESWFQLVGVAAEVMEFSTNTNAKAKDFTRHMTTLNLRGEHKNTKYVRLNPSLGKSEIGLADYTKMKELKAMAQKYLTDKRNQEWINKAVDAICA from the exons ATGGTCTACAGTCCTGCTACCAAGCATCCCAACGGCGCCCgccttctcgccctcgaTGGAGGTGGTGTCCGAGGCGTCATGGCCCTGGAAGTCCTCGCCGAAGTCATGGACCGAGTGAGGAGAAAGAAGGGTCTGACTGAACCTTGCCGTCCTGCCGACTACTTTGAGCTTGCAGCTGGAACTAGCACGGGCGGCATCATCGGTATCATGCTCTTCCGGCTTCGCATGACTGCCGAGGATGCTATCAAGCAATACGACGTGATTGCATCCCAAGTCTTTAGCCCCAAGGTCTACGGCTGGAACATTGGCTGGATGCCCACGTTTCTTTCttccaccatcaacaacagcaagacCCTCGTTCAGAGCAGCCGTTTCGATGATGCTTCGCTGAAGAAGGCTGTCGACGGGGTTGTTGAGAAGTTTGGCCTGGATGAGAATGATAGGAGGCTGAAGGGAGATGCATCCCTCCAACATCCCGGATCAGCGAGAAT TTTCTGCTGCACAACCGCCCAGAACCGGGCCGAGACTGTGCTTCTTCGAACATACAAGGATAACAATATCTACTGTAGTTCCAAGACAAACGACACCATGGCCTTGCATCAGGACAAAATGACAATCAGTCTTGCCACCCGCGCAACTTCTGCTGCACCCACGTACTTCCCTGAAGTCATCTTCCCCGAGGGTACTCCCAAGAGCAAGGACAATGAGCGACTGGTCTTCTGGGATGGTGGCcttctcaacaacaaccccATTGATCAACTGTGGTACTCAAGATACGAGCTCGCTCAGCCCCACGAGCCACCACCAGCCATCTCGTGCGTCATCAGCCTTGGAACCGGTTACACAAAGCCCGACTCTCCCTCAGAATCATGGTTCCAGCTCGTTGGCGTGGCAGCCGAGGTTATGGAGTTCTCAACCAACACCAacgccaaggccaaagaTTTCACTCGCCACATGACTACACTCAACCTGCGAGGCGAGCACAAGAACACCAAATATGTCCGGCTCAACCCGTCTCTTGGCAAGAGCGAGATTGGCCTAGCCGATTACACAAAGATGAAGGAGCTGAAGGCCATGGCTCAAAAGTATCTCACCGACAAGAGGAACCAGGAGTGGATCAACAAGGCCGTGGACGCCATCTGTGCTTGA
- a CDS encoding HET domain-containing protein, whose protein sequence is MLGKGQAEIPTRLLDLHGQGSSKWSLVVTNGEQTYRTYAALSHRWTKHVPQLKRENFDKLQSGEPDSSLPQDYQDVMFLCRALDIQYIWIDSLCIFQDSPEDFRNEAAMMAGIYMNSLATFSICWGGTTSGCLPKRDPEVVVPVEIPSKDIYMNDIRLKGISDTYASLPTPKRRMSFRESEINELMHGSYAEIVHDFYIKHGDPEKALLVDLEEWDKALYWECDQSRASEAFPDGLPSHNFGTGVVRARMRPAKKMLADYFHRELWPGMIEKYTHTDLTFESDRLVAFSGVAKLLSQRGPGDYAAGLWKELLLPGLHWDKLDTASPIANPPAEGKWMAPSWSWASALGPVEYDTHARWCHTRSEAHDDWNFKPGRPLAQVRNVSMVPVGEDLFGSIKSGFIDLECLLIPAHMFGTGTKSDEKNQAILSTSPVVVDKDPGCLYLSCYLTKLSLDHELGTQQDIASSIYFAPLLLFGTAKGNMVQGLIVQEIIENGEEEKQAAYSVKRLGTFRDDLDDGVLSKFIVHTIAEGGMQQRAEPEGSSQPNSDQSFLPELQTYLKSVTSERAQKLVTFSGITLTSLQVPALNPLISPPRLTRMLLYDSLGINTCAVRLFILERGHVSLDVKQIDIMSMENRKPAYVKNVHSRGTVPALRISDDFVLTEITAIAEYLDEIADGGESLFGATALERAETRMWLRRADLEICEPVTSYYRNDPDTVDFYRGNRIPCPEARLWQKVNICQALNRFDDELEDKKWLCGDRFSAADIHFYGLMKPMCTLVPFLMDPGRKNLAAWWERMDNRPASKKSLERFAEGRLDLSQ, encoded by the exons ATGCTGGGAAAAGGACAAGCAGAGATCCCCACTCGCTTGCTTGACTTGCATGGTCAAGGGTCTTCTAAATGGTCACTGGTGGTCACCAACGGAGAACAGACATACCGAACCTATGCAGCTCTAAGCCACCGATGGACCAAACATGTTCCGCAGCTGAAACGAGAGAACTTTGACAAACTTCAAAGTGGCGAGCCGGACTCTTCGCTTCCACAGGACTATCAAGATGTCATGTTTCTCTGCCGAGCTTTGGACATACAGTACATCTGGATCGATTCCCTATGCATATTTCAAGACTCGCCCGAAGACTTCCGGAACGAGGCTGCAATGATGGCCGGCATCTACATGAACTCGCTTGCCACATTTAGTATTTGCTGGGGAGGTACAACCAGTGGCTGCCTTCCCAAGAGAGACCCTGAAGTCGTTGTTCCTGTGGAGATCCCGTCCAAGGATATCTATATGAATGATATACGACTGAAGGGAATCAGCGACACGTACGCAAGCTTACCAACTCCCAAGAGGCGCATGAGCTTTCGAGAATCTGAGATCAATGAGCTCATGCATGGAAGTTATGCCGAGATTGTTCATGACTTTTACATAAAGCATGGAGATCCAGAGAAGGCCCTTTTGGTTGACTTGGAGGAGTGGGACAAGGCG CTATACTGGGAATGCGACCAGTCTCGTGCTTCTGAGGCCTTCCCAGATGGTTTGCCGAGCCACAATTTTGGCACAGGCGTTGTCCGCGCAAGGATGCGCccagccaagaagatgctTGCAGACTACTTTCATCGCGAACTCTGGCCAGGCATGATAGAAAAGTACACGCACACTGACTTGACATTCGAGTCAGATCGGCTTGTGGCATTCTCTGGTGTGGCCAAGCTCCTGTCCCAGCGAGGTCCCGGAGATTATGCTGCTGGGCTATGGAAAGAGTTACTACTCCCAGGACTTCACTGGGACAAGCTTGATACAGCGTCTCCGATAGCTAATCCTCCAGCAGAGGGAAAGTGGATGGCACCGTCTTGGTCCTGGGCCTCGGCGTTGGGCCCCGTCGAGTATGACACACACGCCCGTTGGTGCCATACCCGCTCCGAGGCTCATGATGATTGGAATTTCAAGCCTGGTCGGCCTTTGGCCCAGGTCAGAAATGTTTCCATGGTGCCGGTGGGAGAAGATCTTTTTGGGTCTATTAAATCTGGCTTCATCGACCTGGAGTGTCTCCTTATTCCCGCCCACATGTTTGGAACAGGGACCAAAAGCGATGAAAAGAACCAGGCCATATTATCAACATCCCCGGTCGTTGTAGACAAAGATCCCGGCTGTCTATATCTTTCATGCTACCTCACCAAGCTCTCTTTGGACCACGAACTTGGCACGCAACAGGACATCGCCTCCTCCATCTATTttgctcctcttcttctttttgggACTGCCAAGGGGAACATGGTGCAAGGATTGATCGTGCAGGAGATTATAGAAAACGGTGAGGAAGAGAAACAAGCCGCATATTCAGTGAAGCGGCTCGGCACCTTCCGAGatgatcttgatgatggtgttttgTCGAAATTCATCGTCCATACCATTGCGGAGGGCGGCATGCAGCAACGTGCCGAGCCTGAGGGTTCATCACAACCCAACAGTGACCAATCTTTCCTACCAGAGCTGCAAACTTATCTCAAGTCCGTCACGTCAGA ACGTGCCCAGAAGCTTGTGACTTTTTCCGGCATAACTCTTACTTCTCTTCAAGTTCCGGCTCTTAATCCCCTCATCTCGCCTCCAAGGCTCACAAGAATGCTCCTCTATGATTCTCTCGGTATAAACACCTGCGCCGTGCGCCTCTTCATTCTCGAACGCGGCCATGTATCCCTCGACGTCAAGCAGATCGATATCATGAGCATGGAGAATCGCAAGCCTGCTTATGTGAAAAATGTCCACTCTCGTGGCACGGTACCCGCGCTGCGCATCTCAGACGACTTTGTTCTTACCGAAATAACGGCAATTGCCGAGTATCTCGACGAGATTGCCGACGGCGGCGAGTCGCTATTTGGAGCGACAGCTCTTGAACGAGCTGAGACACGCATGTGGTTGCGACGAGCAGACTTGGAGATCTGCGAGCCTGTCACCAGCTACTACCGGAACGACCCCGACACCGTCGACTTTTACCGTGGAAACCGGATTCCTTGCCCCGAGGCAAGACTATGGCAAAAGGTCAATATCTGCCAAGCCCTGAACCGATttgatgatgagctggaggatAAGAAGTGGCTTTGCGGCGATCGATTTTCTGCGGCAGATATTCACTTCTACGGACTTATGAAGCCCATGTGTACTCTGGTACCCTTCCTGATGGACCCTGGAAGGAAGAATCTGGCCGCGTGGTGGGAGCGAATGGACAACAGGCCAGCCAGCAAGAAGTCTCTGGAACGTTTCGCTGAGGGCCGGCTAGATCTCAGCCAATAG
- a CDS encoding Aldo-ket-red domain-containing protein, giving the protein MASSTPSLLASKATLANGITIPRVQLGLYMMSTKEATEAVRLGLLSGYRGFDCAQMYRNERQAGKAISDFLGSSENTTGLKREDIFYTSKLASCDESYDAVRRSIKKSVDESGLGYIDLFLLHSPYGGKQARLTSWKALEDAIDAGEIRSAGVSNYGSAHIEELMASSPRIPPVINQIEVHPFNTQKDIRATCAKHNITIEAYAPLARAMRMTDPTINSLAKKYSVTPAQIFVKWGLQHGFVTLPKSTKQARMLENASVDGFEISESDMAVLDALDEHLVTDWDPTDAP; this is encoded by the exons ATGGCATCATCAACTCCGTCCTTGTTGGCCTCCAAGGCTACG CTAGCCAATGGCATCACAATCCCTCGCGTCCAGTTGGGACTATACATGATGTCAACCAAAGAGGCTACCGAAGCAGTTCGTCTGGGATTGTTGAGTGGCTACCGAGGCTTTGACTGCGCCCAGATGTACCGCAACGAGCGTCAAGCCGGCAAGGCCATCAGCGACTTCCTGGGCAGCAGTGAGAACACCACTGGCTTGAAGCGCGAGGACATTTTCTACACCTCCAAGCTTGCCAGCTGCGATGAGTCGTATGATGCTGTTCGACGATCCATCAAGAAGTCTGTTGACGAGTCCGGCCTGGGCTACAtcgacctcttcctcctgcACAGTCCCTACGGCGGCAAGCAAGCCAGACTCACCAGCTGGAAGGCCCTCGAGGATGCTATCGACGCCGGCGAGATCCGGTCTGCTGGTGTCAGCAACTACGGCTCCGCTCAT ATCGAGGAACTGATGGCTTCGAGCCCTCGCATTCCGCCTGTCATCAACCAGATCGAGGTTCACCCTTTCAACACCCAAAAGGACATCAGGGCCACTTGCGCCAAGCACAACATCACTATCGAGGCTTATGCTCCTCTCGCTCGCGCCATGCGCATGACTGATCCCACCATCAATAGCCTCGCCAAGAAGTACTCGGTCACGCCGGCCCAGATCTTTGTCAA GTGGGGTCTTCAGCACGGTTTCGTCACCCTGCCCAAGAGCACCAAGCAGGCCCGTATGCTTGAGAACGCCAGTGTCGATGGCTTCGAGATCTCAGAAAGTGACATGGCTGTCTTGGACGCCCTTGATGAGCACTTGGTTACGGACTG GGATCCTACCGATGCTCCGTAA
- a CDS encoding Aa-trans domain-containing protein translates to MTNDKSKPVSNMIDDNLVGNAPDDVEVSQHKQLAAQGNAHFHRLGWKRLAVVTIVEAVALGALSLPGAYHTLGMFPGVFLTISLGLVSIFTSYIVGQVKLRYPNVSHYADAGRLLFGRFGYEVFGAALVLELVMVVGSHALTGSIALIDIADGRVCSIVFSAVSAIVLLILAIPPSFTEVAILGYIDFVSIIAAIGITVIATGIQASDSPGGLSGVGWSAWPKEDLSFSEAFVAVSNIIFAFSFAIGQFSFMDEMHTPTDYMKSIYASCFMQICIYTLTGALCYAFIGPSVQSPALLSAGPLISKIAFGVALPVIFISGSINSTVALRYIHGRMFKDSILRYINTPKGWASWIVLVTIFTIVAWIIAEAIPIFSDLLSLASALFVSGFSFWIPAVMWFILLREGKWYSKKNIYMSLGSILAFVIGAVTLVAGTYATIEDIIKITSDGSAHAPFTCRSS, encoded by the exons ATGACAAACGACAAATCTAAGCCAGTATCCAATATGATTGACGACAATCTTGTCGGCAATGCTCCTGACGACGTCGAAGTCTCGCAACACAAGCAGCTCGCCGCCCAAGGAAATGCCCACTTCCATCGTCTGGGCTGGAAGCGATTGGCCGTCGTCACCATCGTCGAGGCTGTCGCTCTCGGTGCCCTCAGTCTGCCAGGCGCCTACCACACCCTAGGAATGTTCCCTGGCGTCTTCTTGACCATCTCGCTCGGCCTCGTGTCCATCTTCACCAGTTATATCGTCGGCCAGGTCAAGCTTCGGTATCCCAATGTGTCGCATTATGCCGATGCCGGACGACTTTTGTTTGGTCGCTTCGGCTACGAGGTTTTCGGTGCTGCCCTGGTTCTCGAGCTTGTCATGGTTGTCGGATCTCACGCTCTGACTGGTAGCATTGCCCTGATCGACATCGCCGACGGTCGCGTCTGTTCTATCGTCTTCTCGGCCGTCTCAGCCATCGTCCTTCTGATCCTCGCCATTCCTCCCAGCTTCACCGAAGTCGCGATCCTTGGTTACATCGATTTCGTCTCTATTATCGCCGCCATTGGTATCACCGTTATTGCGACCGGTATCCAGGCCAGCGACTCACCCGGTGGCCTCTCTGGCGTGGGGTGGTCAGCCTGGCCCAAGGAGGATCTCAGCTTCTCCGAGGCTTTCGTCGCCGTGAGCAACATCATTTTCGCCTTCAGCTTTGCCATTGGCCAATTCTCCTTCATGGATGAGATGCACACTCCCACCGATTACATGAAGTCCATCTACGCGTCTTGCTTTATGCAGATCTGCATTTACACCCTGACCGGAGCGCTCTGCTACGCCTTTATCGGTCCCTCGGTTCAATCGCCTGCTCTTCTTTCGGCCGGCCCTCTTATTTCGAAGATCGCTTTCGGAGTCGCCTTGCCCGTTATCTTCATCTCGGGTTCGATCAACTCGACCGTTGCTCTGAGATACATCCACGGACGAATGTTCAAGGACTCAATTCTCCGATACATCAACACCCCCAAGGGTTGGGCCAGCTGGATCGTGCTTGTCACTATCTTCACCATCGTGGCCTGGATCATCGCTGAGGCTATTCCCATCTTTTCCGACCTTCTCTCCCTCGCCTCGGCTCTCTTCGTGTCCGGGTTTTCGTTCTGGATCCCAGCCGTCATGTGGTTCATATTGCTCCGTGAGGGCAAGTGGTATTCCAAGAAGAACATCTATATGAGTCTCGGTAGCATTCTTGCCTTCGTTATCGGCGCTGTCACTCTTGTCGCCGGAACGTATGCTACGATTGAGGATATT ATCAAAATCACGTCCGATGGCTCTGCTCACGCCCCATTCACTTGTCGTTCTAGTTAG